The genomic region TAGATAGATGGTAGTCAAGTTGTATAGTTcacattttattcatttattcagttatggttatgtaattcattaaatacGGAGTACTTTATTTATACTAAATGTTTCTAAGTTGAAActccgattcaccgcctcggaaaccgagatggtaacatcctcccacTAACTTGGCCGGGTAggaagggggtgttacagcgtGTCCCTGACACTGATGGTTGTTGGTACATCTAGGCGTGTCTCTGTACCGGCGTGGTGATGGTATAACAGTGTCTTACTCAAATCATTGACAAGTTGCACACTTATATATATTGTGTCGTGTcttatgtttatttattgaaactgacgtatTTGAGttgtgtgtaaattgtcacctaatttcggggtggcctgtgtcgatccatatgatattttcgattatatggggagcaggttaagtacaagtTGGTTTGATGTCACGCGGGAAACGGGTTGAGCATCGGACTTGGAGTCAAGTAGCATAGATAGATAACTTAGATGGTAGACGAGTTGTATAATGTCTAGttcacatttattattcatttattcattcagttgtaaatcactaaacttgttatttatttaagttgttctttaaatgaagttttgaaacattgtcttggaaaaccgagatggtattATCCtccattaccttggccgggtaagaagaggGCCAGATGCTacatatactcggtcgagtaccctctactcggtcgagtatcctgcCACACTCGGCCGAGTCATGCAAAAACGACTTCCCACCTTATTCCCGACAACATATAGTCCACCATATCACCTACTTCACATGTTCAAATATGCTGAAAAGTGCCAAAATATAAATAACCAAAGTACGTAACATGCCACACTACATCACATTATATACTTCACTCCATTTCCACATAGTCCACATCATGACACTTCACCTTCTATAAGCATACATACATCCACTCTATACATACAACGATCCCCTTGACAAACGCTGTAGTGGCCGGCTCGAAGTTGTAAAGGCCATAATGCGGTCTTAGGACGTCTTCCAAACTTTTGCGGTAACTCCAAACAAcacctacccgggttcattttatttagacaccctACGCTCATTgattcattggttttaggttccaaaatcgtcgctctgataccactttgtaacacccccatctaccaaaatgtcttaccaaggcctaccttagcaCATGGGAGCGTttccatctcggttgcctgaggtaaagtatatcaagtagaccataaaagaacgtttatTGAAAGTGAAACAatgtttgataaaatataatGCCAAAATCCAAAACTGAAATACATCTCTAAAATAAAGTGAATAACTAAAGTTTAAACATGATAGCGGAAGTTAGCTAAATAAACCGTCAGTGTCCCATCTATGCCCGCAGCTAAACTCAATATATCACACATGCTCAATCCATTGCTCCCCATTTGCCGGAAATATCAAATGGTTCATCACAGTTTGGGAAACATTACAAGGTTAGTCAACTAGACAATCAATAATAAGCCCACAATAAATGACCAATCCAATACAACCCAATCCTGTAACAATCATCAATCTCCAACTCCAAGAGCTAGTGTCCGAACCGCAGACCGGACACGACTATACACAACAGCAAGTAgtcctgccaggttacccatctcAACAGGTAACCCACCCCAGCCAGTGGTAGACCGCAGCCTAGCAACCTAAAGCTCCAGTTATCGCAACGAAcaaacccagatcattaatgtgaacatcctcCGTGTGACGAGAGACACAAGGTGCGAACATGGGagtgaagaccatctcccgacaatgACTTCATAATCAATACTAGCAATGCTAACAATAATACGATACCAACAACATCGCCATGATGCTATATCAATGATAATCACACAATCACTACACCACTCACAATTAACCATATagaagaactgagtagggaaccCTACCTGGCTAGCAAATCCACGAATCACAAGTAAGGCTCTAgtaaggctcctctacgaaatcgtcACCTAAACAATGATAATCAATCAATACTAATCACAATCCATCACTAATCAATCTCTACCCCCAATCTAACCAAATTTAGGATTTACATAAACttctaacaataataataaactgaCTAAGAAATACTGGAGACTTACTAATGCAAATGACACGAAAAACGAGATCCAAAAGCTCACAATAGATCAATCTTGGCTTgggaaatgatgaagatgattagaggagtttagaacgtcgttaggttttgtaaaagtgatttagaaactgataaaacaaaatttataatcctctaatcattttaatcaaaactgtGTGATTAACTCACATCAGaccgggcactcggtcgagtaccaatgacactcgaccgagtgtcccctaaactcggtcgagtgccaccaAATCAGAAGCCAAATTCGAAACACCCGAcgacgcactcggtcgagtacaacctactcgactgagtatccTATACTCAGAAATGAGTAGTATTACAATAGTGATGACCCGACATATGATTCGAGGTAGTAGGTGGCTATGTTGGCATGCCATGGGGTTTAAGCTCATGATGTGACAATGTTGACTTGGATAGCACGTGGTTCGAGGTGGCAGTGCTTACGTGGTATGCAGTTCGACGTAATCGGTTGAGAGTGACAGTGTGGGATACACTACGAAGTGATGACATGGCATGTGGTTTGAGGTGATGTCGTGACAGTGCTAATGTGGAATGCGATTCGACGTACTACGATGAAAGTGACGACGTGACATATGCACACTTCGAGGTGATGACGTGGCATGTGGTCCGAGGTGATGACGTGGTAGTGGTGACATGGAATACGGTATAACGTACGTACTACGGTATAAGTGACAATATGGCACACACTTTAGGGTGATGACGTGACATGTGGTTTGAGGTGATGACATGACATACcgcacatatatatacatatcttCTTTTAAAAAATAATATTTCAATTTCTATAAGACATTGTGTATTTTAAGGAAGATATATTGCCTTGAGCCAACGGTGAACCCGCTGCGGGTCGGGTTTCGACCCGTTGTTTACGGTTCAAAGTTCAAGTTGAAAAAAGGGTTATTTACGGGTCGAGTTATGGTCGGTTTTCGGGTAGGTCAGGTTTTAACAGGTCTATATGTGACTCATACTCCTGTACTCTACCTCTGCTGAAGACTTGCTGATAGTGTTTTGTTTCTTGGTTTTCCAAGAAATCAGTGCTTTACCTAGGAATACACAAAAACCAGTCAAAGATCGTCATGTAAACGCACAAGTACCCCAGTTTGCATCACAGAAACTAGATAGACTCAAGTCGCCGATATCTGCAGGATAGAATATACCAGTGTTTATCGTATGCTTGCGGCATCTCACGAGATGTAAAGCTGTTTGCATATGGGGTAGTCATTATCTCTCTCCACTATCTTCTTGAGAATATTACAAGAACACTTGCTAACAGCACCACAAGTACAGTCTGGTAAGGGATCGAAGCTGAACAGATCCTCCCAGACAGACTTAAGAAGACCAAAATACACAGTAACAAGTTTCCACAAAATACTCAGTAACAAGCTTTCCATCTTGCgtaatatgcatcatatcataATGAAGTTGGTATAAGAAGGGAGCATTCAATTAACCATATCTCTCGTGAAGTTCATCCCATAGTTGTTTGACATGAGTGACATACATCATAcaacttgaaatggaattggtcataaaatgtaAAATCCATCTCATGACTGTATAATCAGTCTTCAGCCATTCAGAGTGATAGGGATCTGTTTCAGGTGGTCGTGGAATACTACCAGTGATAAAAGCCAATTTATTCTTAGAAATCAACGCTATTTTAACACCTCAGCCCCAACAATTAAGGTACATAGTTCCCTTAAACAACTCAGAAACCCAAGATAGAATAGCACTATCACTAGAAGCAAGATAAATTGGATTAAAATTTAGAAGGCAAAAGAGGAGCAACATCACCAGAATTAATAGCAGAACTATCATTTGTTATGACGATATGGAATTAATTGAAATAAAAAATCTAAAATCTTCTTGATTCAGAAATATAACAATCAACAATTGACGAAGAATTACAGAAAGAAAACAAGAATCGACGCAATTTCAAGACAAAATAACGCAAATCAAAGCAAATATTAAAGGTGAGAAGAAAGATATCACCAATTCGCAGATTCGCTGAAAAATAAGAaccaaaaagaaatcaatttccAGAAAATCTCCAGAAATCCCCAAATTATCCACCAAAATGCAGAAAAAACCTCCTATTTCTGCAATCGTTCACCGTAGAAACGACGAAATGATCGTCAGAAACAGAAATCACGAGCGAAGCGAGCGAGAAATtgcaaaagaaacaaagaaaaGTTGCGGAATAAACGAAGGATCGAAGAGTCAAAGGTTCTAAAAACCCTAGAAACCGTGGTCTCCTGATACCATGATAAAACTAATGTGGATGAAACAAAAAGAGAGTTCTAGAGAGAGGAAAATGTAGTGAGAGAAATGATTTATGTATTAATCTCAATAAAAGTGAAAAAGTTAGTTACAATCTATTTATACTAAGTTAACTACACTAACTTTTATACATAAATACTCTTAACATATATACACTTCTACATGTCTTCATCTTTATTCATATCAAAGATCTTAGCTGTCCTGAAATCTGATATCTTTAGGTTCATATTTGCATCTAGCAAAATATTGCCAGTTTTCAAATCTCGATGAATGATCTTTACTCTTGAATCTCTGTGGAGGTAGAGGAGACCTCGATATATACCATGTATTATGTCGAATCTCTTCTCCCAAGACAGAGATTTGCTAGCCTCTGGATCTAGGCTCTTATTGGGCATGAACTCGTACACGAGAAgcttctcttctccttctatgcAGCAACCAAGAAGCCTGACGAGGTTGTTGTGCTGGAGCTTTGGGATGACCAACACCTCGTTCATAAACTGCTCATGGCCAGACGCATTTTGGAGCCTCTTTACTGCAATCTCCTGTCCATCTCCTAGTACGCACTTTGGAGACTTGAGGACTCCTAGAAGCTTTGGTGTCGGAAGATTTATGATATCCACGTTTTCGATCATGGGAACAATATCCCCCATTGACGGCCTCTCAGGTGCATTTTCTTGAACACAAAGCAACGCTACATGAATACAATTTAGTTTGCAACTAAAACCTTGTCTGAAACACGGCCGGATCAACCTACGAAGTTGAATCTTGGGTATCCCATAGTTTCCAAGTTTGAAATCAAGTAATAGAAATTTCAAGCAACCTTTTTCCTGTCGTGTAGGTTATACTGCTTAGAAAATAAACCGTTAAGAGTCCCataaggaaaaaaaaattacattatcaATATATTGCCACAATATATTTACAATATATTCACAATATATTAAAATTTGCCACAACTTTAATGTAATTGTACAACAAGACTATATTCCTGGTCATGTTTGAGTAATCCAAATCGCTTAAATATAAAAAATTTAAGAGAAACTCCAATGATTTACAAAAAGGACTTGTAATTTTCATAAACTGCCAAGAAAGTTGCTTACCATTGAAGCAATGAAAAAATAACATGCTTGTAAGCCATTATAGCTCTACCAAACATGTAGCTTAAAATTAAGTGCCTTGCTTTTTATTGGTTGATAGGGGTGTTGTGGGTCGATGCAAGCTACAAAACGTCGTTTTTCACCATTGTATGACTTTGTAGCTAGAAACCTACATATCTTGAAAACTTAACATGGCACTGTAAGCTACAAAGGTGTGAAACTTACCATTTTGAGGTCTTGATATTAGTTGCTGCTTTTGGCGTTTTATAACTACTGGATGAGTTTTTTTACCTAGGGAGACACTGTTTCATGATGCCCCCGTCTTCGAGTGGTCAACCTTGTTAACCGCAACCAACAATTTTTCTTTAGCAAACAAGCTTGGCCAAGGCGGTTTTGGTACTGTCTACAAGGTATTCCTCTAATTTAGTTGATTTGAGAATTTGAGTTCTTTAACTTGTTGTTACATTTCAAGTTCCAATCCTTAAACGTAGTCAGGTTTTGACAAATAGCTTTTGGGGGAAGAATGGAATTGAAAAAATAGCGCATTTTTCGTCTGTTAAATTACACAATATTCCGTAACTAGTAATCCTGGGTCGCGATCAATGATGAATGAGATGAATGAAGAATTTAGAAATTCGCTACCATTTATCACAGTTCTTTTTGGAATTGAGTCTGAACAAAGATGAATGTTTGATGAATTGTAATTGATCGAGCATAGAGAATAATAGCAATAGAGAATTGTCTGTATTGAATGATTATATGATTTGGTGATTACATTGTATGAAATACATTCATATATAGATGATTTTCACCGACCTAACGGTAACAGTAGTTCGAGTAGAATTAGGAATACTCGTAACAAACTCGTAACTAACAATAACTACCTAAGAACAACCTCAACTAATTTATTCTCACTCATATTCTAACAGTTTCAAAGCCGTTTTTTTTTATAATCTTGGGTTTATTGCAGTGGTTTTTGACGATCTATATTTTACTTTTGTAGGGCGTACTAACAGATGGACAGAAATTCTTTGTCAAGAGGCTCCAAACTGGGACTAGCGAGTACCAATTTCGGAACGAGGTGGACGCCATCTCAAAGCTCCAGCACAACAACCTCGTAAAGCTCCTTGGTTGTTGTATGGAAGGAGAAGAGAAGCTCCTGGTCTACGAGTTCATGCCCAATAACAGTTTGGATTCGATTCTGTTCGGTAAGCAagataacaattttttttttacaatgcAAACTGTTTCTTTTGCGGGCTAGAGGCTTGTCTTGTAACACGCTAACACCCCGTTATTTTGGAAATAAACTTATTTGTGTTTTCCGAAAAGAGATGTCAGTTTTAAATTATTTGGAAGGGCAAGGATTATTTTGAAATTGGATTTCAGCCTTATCTTAATCCCTCCTGATAAAACCCTTGTTATTTTCCCCCAAACATATTTATCTGGTTGTTAAATTAGGGTTGGTTTATTTGGGGTATATGATTTTATTGCTTAAGATGTCGGAGTTGTTGCGGCTGCTTTGGTTCAAGTTGTCGCGGGTAATGATGTGGTGTGAACTCTATGAATCCTATGTGTTTAGAATAGTGAGTAGGTGATCTTAGGAAATTCTAATGAGGTGATGCAGCATACATGATGGAATTTGTACAATGTTACAATGATGGACATAGCATTACATTGAATATCTGGCCATTTTACCATTTTGAGGTCTTGATATTAGTTGCTACATGTATACAATTTAGTTTCCAACTAAAACCTTGTCTGAAACACGGCCGGATCAACCTACGAAGTTGAATCTTGGGTATCCCATAGTTTCCAAGTTTGAAATCAAGTAATAGAAATTTCAAGCAACCTTTTTCCTGTCGTGTAGGTTATACTGCTTAGAAAATAAACCGTTAAGAGTCCCataaggaaaaaaaaattacattatcaATATATTGCCACAATATATTTACAATATATTCACAATATATTAAAATTTGCCACAACTTTAATGTAATTGTACAACAAGACTATATTCCTGGTCATGTTTGAGTAATCCAAATCGCTTAAATATAAAAAATTTAAGAGAAACTCCAATGATTTACAAAAAGGACTTGTAATTTTCATAAACTGCCAAGAAAGTTGCTTACCATTGAAGCAATGAAAAAATAACATGCTTGTAAGCCATTATAGCTCTACCAAACATGTAGCTTAAAATTAAGTGCCTTGCTTTTTATTGGTTGATAGGGGTGTTGTGGGTCGATGCAAGCTACAAAACGTCGTTTTTCACCATTGTATGACTTTGTAGCTAGAAACCTACATATCTTGAAAAATTAACATGGCACTGTAAGCTACAAAGGTGTGAAACTTACCATTTTGAGGTCTTGATATTAGTTGCTGCTTTTGGCATTTTATAACTACTGGATGAGTTTTTTTACCTAGGGAGACACTGTTTCATGATGCCCCCGTCTTCGAGTGGTCAACCTTGTTAACCGCAACCAACAATTTTTCTTTAGCAAACAAGCTTGGCCAAGGCGGTTTTGGTACTGTCTACAAGGTATTCCTCTAATTTAGTTGATTTGAGAATTTGAgttctttaatttgttgttaCATTTCAAGTTCCAATCCTTAAACGTAGTCAGGTTTTGACAAATAGCTTTTGGGGGAAGAATGGAATTGAAAAAATAGCGCATTTTTAAATCTGTTAAATTACACAATATTCGTAACTAGTAATCCTGGGTCGCGATCAATGATGAATGAGATGAATGAAGAATTTAGAAATTCGCTACCATTTATCACAGTTCTTTTTGGAATTGAGTCTGAACAAAGATGAATGTTTGATGAATTGTAATTGATCGAGCATAGAGAATAATAGCAATAGAGAATTGTCTGTATTGAATGATTATATGATTTGGTGATTACATTGTATGAAATACATTCATATATAGATGATTTTCACCGACCTAACGGTAACTGTAGTTCGAGTAGAATTAGGAATACTCGTAACAAACTCGTAACTAACAATAACTACCTAAGAACAACCTCAACTAACTTATTCTCACTCATATTCTAACAGTTTCAAAGccgttttttttttataatcttGGGTTTATTGCAGTGGTTTTTGACGATCTATATTTTACTTTTGTAGGGCGTACTAACAGATGGACAGGAAATTGCTGTCAAGAGGCTCCAAACTGGGACTAGCGAGTACCAATTTCGGAACGAGGTGGACGCCATCTCAAAGCTCCAGCACAACAACCTCGTAAAGCTCCTTGGTTGTTGTATGGAAGGAGAAGAGAAGCTCCTGGTCTACGAGTTCATGCCCAATAACGATTTGGATTCGATTCATTCGGTAAGCAagataacaatttttttttacaatGCAAACTGTTTCTTTTGCGGGCTAGAGGCTTGTCTTGTAACACGCTAACACCCCGTTATTTTGGAAATAAACTTATTTGTGTTTTCCGAAAAGAGATGTCAGTTTTAAATTATTTGGAAGGGCAAGGATTATTTTGAAATTGGATTTCAGCCTTATCTTAATCCCTCCTGATAAAACCCTTGTTATTTTCCCCCAAACATATTTATCTGGTTGTTAAATTAGGGTTGGTTTATTTGGGGTATATGATTTTATTGCTTAAGATGTCGGAGTTGTTGCGGCTGCTTTGGTTCAAGCTGTCGCGGGTAATGATGTGGTGTGAACTCTATGAATCCTATGTGTTTAGAATAGTGAGTAGGTGATCTTAGGAAATTCTAA from Silene latifolia isolate original U9 population chromosome 3, ASM4854445v1, whole genome shotgun sequence harbors:
- the LOC141648584 gene encoding G-type lectin S-receptor-like serine/threonine-protein kinase At1g11330, producing MGDIVPMIENVDIINLPTPKLLGVLKSPKCVLGDGQEIAVKRLQNASGHEQFMNEVLVIPKLQHNNLVRLLGCCIEGEEKLLVYEFMPNKSLDPEASKSLSWEKRFDIIHGIYRGLLYLHRDSRVKIIHRDLKTGNILLDANMNLKISDFRTAKIFDMNKDEDM